A window of the Lactuca sativa cultivar Salinas chromosome 5, Lsat_Salinas_v11, whole genome shotgun sequence genome harbors these coding sequences:
- the LOC111876611 gene encoding ATP-dependent RNA helicase DEAH11, chloroplastic: MRSDQFAPGYRNRASYMANNWSFDQYHHHRRRDRDCPPPSSTIRRRPNFVIELCSQNNDHNTYNRHEIVTLMGKFTCDPDDFFIYEKGVVAGRFFYQQWPNALETIVYLWEVLLNGGLSFMPRLRQNLIVPSDTEEYNSRLRVLFSERIKRFIEGELVKTWEKKLDQVSNEIAKIDGLLRKPKKYVTHMELSKKKEGFVREKLLIGKRIGEFKSGMECILDYVNGKVIDSSDVKVLKLKGNIVWSKIHWLIKRECRRLDDGLPIYADRKEIIWQIHCQQALVLVGETGSGKSTQLVQFLTDSEVAANKSIVCTQPRKLAAMSLATRVQEETRGCLEDNSVICSPTYSSLQFDSRVIYTTDHCLLQHYMNDKNFSSISCIIVDEAHERSLNTDLLLALIKDLLHRRSDLRLIIMSATADSDQLSKYFFGCGTFHVVGRTFPVDIKYIHSHSHSDSGFIPNYVSDVVRTVGEIHRNEGPGTILAFLTSQMEVEWACEQFKLMSTVALPLHGKLSHDEQHRVYLDYPDKRKVIFSTNLAETSLTIPGVKYVVDSGMVKESRYEPTTGTNVLRVSQVSQSSANQRAGRAGRTEPGKCYRLYSEADFKSMPFHQEPEIRQVNLGIAVLRILALGIHDVNTFDFIDAPSDSAIESAIKNLVQLGAIVFENGVHKLTKDGRMLVKLGIEPRLGKMILKCFEHRLGREGVVLAAVMANSSSIFCRVGREEDKQKSDCYKVQFCHPGGDLFTLLSVYRNWEQIPREKRNQWCWDNSINAKSMRRCQEAVIEIENCLQNELNIIIPTYWHWTPESNSKSEYDNILRDVILSALAENIAMYSGNDNLGYQVASTGTHVHLHPSCSLLIFNERPDWVVFGEIIAMPNQYLVCVSAVNFESLHTLSPPEFNISQIDRRKLQSKVLTGFGSTLLKRFCGKANSSLKHLLSQIRDVVKDDRIGLEVSVDRNEVHIFASTEHMDRVFEFINAALEREMKWLENECIEKTLFSGRHTSSPVALFGAGGEIKHLELDKKCLTVDILVSCSSDVEEKELLSLLETRFSGKICSVHRFPFPGATDKMEKWGRVTFLTPEAAENAIKLSTIDIPGGLLTIVPSRHGGENKFLTFPAVKAKISWPRRRNRGIAFVKCESPDDIPAIIQDFSMAFIRGRSIRCKPSMKSNDSVMLVGIDNDIFEAELFDELRSATNRNIVDIYLPRGMIIQDPSIVALEEALLREIRAFMPVGNNNRNECVGVHIFEPELADYFMKAEISFDGSLHLEAAKALEQIDGKALSGCQPWQKMKSQQLFHSTVSCSASVYMVIKDQLHSLLKHLELRNGAKFLFDKNDNGSYRVKISAKATKIMAESRRPLEELMNGKTVSDPRLTTPILQLVLSREGFAIQKSIQRETGTYFLFDRHNQSIRIFGPLTNIDRAQNRFVNALVTLHETKQLDIHLRGPDFPPDLMKKVVGKFGPDLHGLKEKFPGSDFTLNTRHHTISVRGNKELKQNVEETIHHLVKTSPDAESQSQAASCPICLCDVEDGFRLEKCGHEFCRMCLMEQCESAIKSHSGFPMICAHENCPAMILTVDLRSLLAAEKLEELFRASLSSFVGSSAGKYKYCPSPDCPSVYRVAMKEGGGGQPFVCGACSVETCTRCHLEYHPFLSCDKYLEFKRDPDMSLKEWMRGKEDVRVCPSCGFTIEKIEGCNHMECRCGRHICWVCLEVFNNSGECYRHLSTVHHANEGLVVI, encoded by the exons ATGCGCAGTGATCAATTCGCTCCTGGGTACCGGAACAGAGCTTCTTATATGGCTAACAACTGGTCATTCGATCAGTATCATCACCACCGGAGGCGAGATCGAGACTGTCCTCCACCGTCCTCCACCATCCGCCGACGTCCCAATTTCGTAATAGAACTATGTTCCCAAAACAACGATCACAACACCTACAATCGTCATGAAATTGTAACTCTGATGGGGAAATTCACGTGCGACCCTGACGATTTTTTTATTTACGAAAAGGGTGTGGTTGCTGGTAGGTTTTTCTACCAGCAGTGGCCTAATGCGCTCGAAACGATTGTTTATTTGTGGGAGGTTTTACTGAACGGGGGTCTCTCCTTTATGCCGAGGCTTCGACAGAATTTAATCGTCCCTTCTGATACAGAGGAGTACAATTCTCGACTTAGGGTTTTGTTTAGCGAGCGTATAAAAAGGTTTATAGAAGGGGAGCTGGTGAAGACATGGGAGAAGAAGCTGGATCAGGTTTCCAACGAGATTGCTAAGATAGATGGCTTGCTAAGGAAGCCCAAGAAATATGTGACACACATGGAGTTATCAAAGAAGAAGGAAGGGTTTGTACGCGAGAAACTGTTGATCGGCAAGAGGATTGGAGAATTCAAGTCTGGAATGGAATGTATACTTGATTATGTCAATGGGAAGGTGATTGATAGTTCTGATGTTAAGGTGTTGAAGCTGAAAGGCAATATTGTTTGGAGTAAGATTCACTGGTTGATAAAAAGGGAGTGCCGGAGGCTTGATGATGGATTGCCTATTTATGCTGATCGTAAGGAGATTATTTGGCAGATACACTGCCAACAG GCATTGGTATTGGTAGGAGAAACAGGTTCAGGAAAAAGCACACAGCTGGTTCAGTTCCTTACTGATTCAGAAGTAGCTGCCAACAAGTCCATAGTTTGCACCCAACCCCGCAAGCTTGCTGCCATGTCGCTTGCCACCAGGGTCCAGGAAGAAACCCGTGGATGTTTAGAGGACAATTCGGTCATTTGCTCTCCAACTTACTCATCTCTTCAATTCGATTCCAGAGTTATATACACAACCGATCACTGCCTACTTCAACACTACATGAACGACAAGAATTTCTCCTCAATTTCCTGCATCATAGTCGACGAGGCACACGAAAGAAGCTTAAACACAGATCTCCTGTTAGCATTAATTAAGGATTTACTTCACCGGAGAAGCGATCTCCGGCTTATTATAATGTCAGCCACCGCTGATTCCGATCAGCTTTCCAAGTACTTTTTCGGGTGTGGTACGTTTCATGTGGTCGGAAGAACTTTTCCAGTCGATATCAAATACATCCATTCCCATTCCCATTCTGATTCCGGTTTCATCCCCAATTATGTTTCCGATGTGGTCAGAACGGTCGGCGAGATTCATCGGAATGAGGGACCGGGGACAATTCTCGCGTTTTTAACCTCTCAAATGGAGGTTGAATGGGCATGTGAACAGTTTAAACTTATGTCCACTGTTGCGTTACCACTACATGGGAAATTGTCCCACGACGAACAACACCGGGTGTATTTGGATTACCCTGATAAAAGGAAAGTGATATTCTCAACTAATCTTGCTGAAACCTCGCTCACGATTCCGGGAGTCAAGTATGTTGTTGATTCCGGTATGGTTAAAGAGAGCCGGTACGAACCGACGACCGGGACAAATGTTCTGCGGGTTAGCCAGGTTAGCCAGAGTTCGGCTAACCAACGAGCCGGGCGCGCCGGGAGGACTGAACCAGGAAAATGTTACCGGCTCTACTCGGAAGCTGATTTTAAGTCAATGCCGTTCCATCAGGAACCGGAAATCCGTCAGGTAAACCTTGGAATCGCGGTGCTTCGGATTCTCGCCCTCGGAATTCATGATGTCAACACGTTTGATTTCATCGATGCCCCTTCCGATTCCGCTATCGAGTCTGCCATCAAGAATCTTGTTCAGTTGGGTGCGATTGTGTTCGAGAATGGTGTCCATAAGTTAACGAAAGATGGTCGGATGTTGGTGAAGTTAGGGATCGAGCCGAGGCTGGGGAAAATGATTCTCAAATGTTTTGAACACCGGTTGGGGCGAGAAGGGGTGGTTCTTGCGGCGGTAATGGCGAATTCCAGCAGCATTTTTTGTAGGGTTGGTAGAGAAGAAGATAAGCAGAAATCTGATTGTTACAAGGTCCAGTTCTGCCATCCGGGTGGCGATTTATTCACTTTGCTCTCTGTTTACCGGAATTGGGAACAAATCCCTCGTGAGAAAAGAAATCAATGGTGTTGGGATAACAGCATAAACGCTAAATCTATGCGAAGATGTCAAGAAGCCGTGATCGAAATTGAAAATTGTCTTCAAAATGAGCTCAATATCATCATTCCGACATACTGGCATTGGACTCCGGAATCGAATTCCAAATCCGAATACGATAACATTCTCCGGGATGTTATCCTCTCGGCTTTAGCCGAAAACATTGCAATGTACTCTGGAAACGATAATCTCGGGTACCAAGTGGCATCTACTGGGACCCACGTTCATTTACACCCTTCCTGTTCTCTCCTAATCTTCAATGAACGACCAGATTGGGTTGTTTTTGGGGAAATTATCGCGATGCCAAATCAGTATTTGGTCTGTGTTAGTGCTGTGAATTTTGAATCTCTGCATACTTTGTCACCTCCAGAATTCAATATCTCACAAATTGACCGCCGGAAACTACAATCGAAGGTGTTGACAGGTTTCGGAAGTACATTGCTAAAACGGTTCTGCGGGAAGGCCAATTCAAGTCTTAAACATCTTCTTTCCCAAATCAGAGATGTTGTAAAAGATGACCGGATTGGGCTCGAGGTCTCGGTCGACCGAAACGAAGTCCACATATTTGCATCCACTGAACACATGGATCGGGTTTTCGAGTTTATAAATGCTGCATTGGAGCGTGAAATGAAATGGTTAGAAAACGAGTGCATTGAAAAAACACTGTTTTCCGGGCGGCATACGTCATCTCCGGTAGCTTTGTTCGGTGCTGGAGGTGAAATAAAACACCTTGAACTCGATAAAAAATGTCTCACGGTGGACATATTGGTGTCCTGTTCCTCCGATGTTGAAGAAAAGGAACTTTTATCGCTTCTCGAGACACGGTTTTCCGGCAAGATTTGCTCCGTTCATCGCTTCCCCTTCCCCGGGgcgactgacaagatggagaagtggGGCCGGGTAACTTTTCTCACGCCGGAAGCCGCTGAAAACGCGATAAAATTGAGCACAATCGATATCCCAGGTGGCTTGCTGACAATCGTCCCCTCGAGACATGGCGGGGAGAACAAATTCTTGACTTTTCCGGCGGTCAAAGCGAAAATTTCATGGCCACGTAGGCGAAACCGGGGGATTGCTTTTGTAAAATGTGAAAGCCCAGATGACATTCCGGCCATTATTCAAGATTTTTCAATGGCCTTCATCCGGGGGAGATCTATAAGATGCAAACCGAGCATGAAATCCAACGACAGCGTGATGTTAGTTGGGATCGATAATGATATTTTTGAAGCTGAACTTTTCGATGAGTTAAGATCTGCAACCAATCGGAATATTGTGGATATTTATCTGCCCCGGGGTATGATAATACAAGATCCCTCCATTGTTGCTCTTGAAGAAGCACTTTTGAGAGAAATCCGGGCTTTTATGCCTGTTGGGAATAATAATAGGAatgagtgtgttggtgttcatATCTTTGAACCTGAGCTGGCGGATTATTTTATGAAAGCAGAAATTAGTTTTGATGGGAGTTTGCATTTGGAGGCCGCCAAAGCGTTGGAGCAGATTGATGGGAAAGCGTTGTCAGGGTGTCAGCCATGGCAGAAGATGAAGAGTCAACAGCTGTTTCACAGCACTGTTTCCTGCTCTGCTTCAGTTTATATGGTTATAAAGGACCAGCTTCATTCTTTACTGAAACACCTCGAGCTTCGAAATg GCGCCAAATTCTTGTTTGACAAGAATGATAATGGGTCATATCGCGTCAAAATCTCGGCCAAAGCCACAAAAATCATGGCAGAATCAAGAAGGCCGTTAGAAGAGTTGATGAATGGAAAAACAGTAAGCGACCCTCGTCTCACCACTCCAATTTTACAACTGGTTCTCTCCCGTGAAGGATTCGCTATCCAGAAATCAATCCAACGTGAAACAGGCACTTACTTTCTCTTCGATAGACACAACCAAAGCATCCGAATCTTTGGCCCGTTGACCAACATTGACCGGGCCCAAAACCGGTTCGTGAACGCCCTCGTCACACTTCATGAGACCAAACAGCTCGATATTCATCTCCGTGGGCCCGATTTCCCTCCCGATTTAATGAAAAAGGTGGTCGGAAAATTCGGCCCTGACCTCCACGGGCTCAAAGAAAAATTCCCGGGATCTGATTTCACCCTCAACACTCGCCACCATACCATCTCGGTCCGTGGAAATAAAGAGTTAAAGCAAAACGTCGAGGAAACAATTCACCATCTCGTGAAAACGAGTCCCGACgccgaaagtcaaagtcaagctGCCAGCTGTCCGATATGTCTTTGTGACGTGGAAGATGGTTTCCGCCTAGAAAAATGTGGGCACGAGTTTTGCAGGATGTGTCTGATGGAGCAATGCGAGTCCGCCATCAAAAGCCACTCGGGTTTCCCGATGATTTGTGCTCACGAAAACTGTCCGGCCATGATTTTAACCGTGGATTTGCGGTCGCTTTTGGCGGCGGAAAAGCTCGAAGAGCTTTTCCGGGCTTCGTTAAGTTCGTTTGTGGGATCCAGCGCTGGGAAATACAAATACTGCCCTTCGCCGGATTGTCCGTCAGTGTACCGGGTGGCGATGAAAGAAGGCGGTGGTGGCCAGCCGTTTGTTTGCGGGGCGTGTTCGGTGGAGACGTGTACACGCTGCCATTTGGAGTATCATCCCTTTTTGTCATGTGACAAGTATTTGGAGTTTAAGCGGGACCCGGACATGTCTTTGAAGGAGTGGATGAGAGGGAAGGAGGATGTGAGGGTATGTCCGAGCTGTGGGTTTACCATTGAGAAAATTGAAGGGTGTAATCACATGGAGTGTAGGTGCGGACGCCATATTTGTTGGGTGTGTCTTGAAGTTTTTAATAACAGTGGGGAGTGTTATCGTCATTTGAGCACCGTGCATCATGCAAATGAAGGGTTAGTAGTAATTTGA